From one Mytilus edulis chromosome 1, xbMytEdul2.2, whole genome shotgun sequence genomic stretch:
- the LOC139512581 gene encoding leucine-rich repeat neuronal protein 1-like, with translation MHLSLRQLIKGRLIIFLLLGMKLFTGIESRMDWNVECPLKCACYIGRLDTENFKQVMKIVNCTKAGLLLIPQNLSSSTEALIVSSNSIKDLNLPPRMRQLKYLDVSNNKVTTFDKQIQKLIQLRNLNLHGNFITTLRNGQFSGLKYLINLDLSKNKLRYIEKHAFGGLNYVQRLNLEDNNLNTLENQWFVGMPSLKWLYFSRNVLRELRSGVFDTSNHLDTISFTENKIRNIENNAFFGLEQLATLDLSNNNILSIPSKSFLKLPNLKKLNFDGNPIYRLVRETFCNLNVSVLSLSYMPHLSVIEEGAFANLTKLISLQLHDNQKLVFIDPNAFENIPSLRNLYIHNNRLRVLPHKIIQSLPSIKVCHFYSNLLHCDCNIDWMVNDILSKNHTSIMYDGAMLICYTPPSRYGLPIVSLPQTNQTQNCVPLTIPIYDKNYEVSIGEELRLECHATGVPEPNITWMLPNGSMLSQSIKYNRIEVKDKFILIVRHLQKSDSGLYACQATNSEGFDISETLVKVINKPIRIIALPSTLNYITITWNGTKYWSMISDYQIHYREAKSRVNYRIVHLSPYSRRYTFSNLKSYTSYEFCIVYVYSTEVYPVDCINATSGKALDYLPGITSVNTKAVAAVITIVVMIFILACAVMVVRKFKRRKSYNSTTDEEDTFVTTQIPLENVYQPNTYMCSSKTSLIRAQEQ, from the coding sequence ATGCATTTATCCCTAAGACAGCTGATAAAAGggagattaattatttttttgctgCTTGGAATGAAATTATTCACCGGTATTGAAAGTAGAATGGATTGGAATGTGGAATGTCCTTTAAAATGTGCTTGCTATATCGGAAGAttagatacagaaaatttcaaACAAGTGATGAAAATAGTCAATTGTACAAAAGCTGGACTTCTTTTAATACCACAAAATTTGTCTTCTTCCACGGAAGCTTTAATTGTGTCGAGTAACTCAATAAAAGATCTGAATCTTCCACCAAGGATGCGGCAGCTGAAATATTTAGATGTGTCAAACAATAAGGTTACAACTTTcgacaaacaaattcaaaaactgaTTCAGTTGAGAAATCTTAATCTACATGGTAATTTTATTACTACTCTAAGAAATGGACAATTTTCAGGCTTGAAGTATTTAATAAACTTAGATTTATCCAAAAACAAGTTACGTTACATTGAGAAACATGCCTTTGGAGGACTAAACTACGTTCAACGTCTTAATTTAGAAGATAATAACTTGAATACACTTGAAAATCAATGGTTTGTAGGGATGCCATCTTTAAAATGGCTATATTTCTCAAGAAATGTTTTAAGAGAATTGAGGAGTGGTGTATTCGATACATCAAATCATCTTGACACTATCAGCTTCACGgaaaacaaaataagaaatattgaGAATAATGCTTTCTTTGGGCTTGAACAACTCGCTACATTGGATCTTTCTAATAACAATATTTTATCTATTCCATCAAAATCATTTCTCAAGCTTCCAAATTTAAAGAAACTGAATTTTGATGGAAATCCAATTTACAGACTAGTGCGGGAAACATTTTGTAATCTAAACGTTTCCGTACTTTCTCTCAGTTACATGCCGCACCTTTCAGTTATTGAGGAAGGAGCGTTTGCCAACTTAACCAAACTCATATCACTTCAACTTCATGACAATCAAAAACTTGTGTTCATTGATCCAAATGCATTTGAAAACATTCCAAGTCTTCGAAATTTATATATTCACAATAACCGCTTGCGAGTGCTTCCTCATAAAATTATTCAAAGTCTGCCATCAATTAaagtttgtcatttttacagcaaTCTTTTGCATTGTGATTGTAACATAGACTGGATGGTCAATGACATCTTGTCTAAAAATCACACATCAATCATGTACGACGGGGCCATGTTAATATGTTATACTCCTCCTAGCAGGTATGGACTGCCGATTGTCAGTCTCCCACAAACAAATCAAACTCAAAACTGTGTTCCATTGACAATACCCATCTACGATAAAAATTACGAAGTGAGTATTGGGGAAGAGTTACGACTTGAATGTCATGCGACGGGTGTTCCAGAACCAAATATAACATGGATGTTACCTAATGGCTCTATGTTATCTCAGAGCATTAAATACAATAGAATTGAAGTGAAAGATAAGTTTATATTAATCGTAAGACATTTACAAAAGTCTGACAGTGGATTGTATGCATGTCAGGCTACGAACAGTGAAGGTTTCGATATAAGTGAAACATTGGTCAAAGTAATCAATAAGCCTATAAGAATAATTGCATTACCATCAACCCTAAACTACATTACAATTACGTGGAATGGCACAAAATACTGGTCTATGATTTCCGATTATCAAATACATTACAGAGAAGCTAAGAGTAGAGTTAATTATAGGATTGTTCATCTCAGCCCGTATTCAAGACGTTAtacattttctaatttaaaatcCTATACGAGTTATGAATTTTGTATTGTCTATGTCTATTCTACAGAAGTGTATCCAGTGGATTGTATCAATGCTACGTCTGGAAAGGCATTAGATTATCTTCCAGGAATAACGTCTGTGAATACTAAAGCAGTGGCTGCTGTAATAACAATAGTTGTTATGATTTTCATATTAGCATGTGCTGTAATGGTTGTACGAAAATTTAAGAGACGGAAGAGCTATAATAGCACTACTGATGAAGAAGACACATTTGTAACAACACAAATTCCTTTAGAAAATGTCTACCAGCCCAATACCTACATGTGTTCTTCAAAAACTTCCTTAATTAGAGCTCAAGAACAATAG